In Fusarium oxysporum Fo47 chromosome IX, complete sequence, the following proteins share a genomic window:
- a CDS encoding CHD5-like protein-domain-containing protein: MASLMLSIFVVEVVVNLVNTIGAAAINNLLWTIINFLPVSTAKAAGEQRKLQADYLKVRRDLNSTSSQDEFAKWAKLRRQHDKLLEQLEKTKKTNEAARSNFDKILTVLRIVVTRAPQYFLPFWYATEPMFWLPYGWFPYWAEWILSFPRAPIGSVSIASWQLACTGVIALFSDLIVGIAGLLLNAKQAKEAPVAAQKVAAEEKKKS; encoded by the exons ATGGCCTCCCTAATGCTCAGCATCTTCGTTGTCGAAGTTGTTGTTAACCTCGTCAATACCATTGGAGCCGCCGCAATCAATAACTTG CTCTGGACAATAATAAACTTCCTCCCCGTATCGACAGCAAAGGCTGCCGGCGAGCAACGCAAGCTCCAGGCCGATTATCTCAAGGTCCGACGAGATCTGAACTCCACGAGTAGTCAGGATGAATTTGCCAAGTGGGCAAAGCTCCGTCGTCAGCACGACAAGCTTCTCGAACAGCTAGAGAAGACCA AGAAAACCAACGAGGCAGCACGATCCAACTTTGACAAGATCCTCACCGTTCTCCGAATCGTCGTTACACGCGCTCCGCAATACTTCCTGCCTTTCTGGTACGCTACCGAGCCCATGTTCTGGCTTCCTTACGGCTGGTTCCCTTACTGGGCAGAATGGATCCTGTCTTTCCCTCGCGCCCCCATCGGAAGCGTGAGCATCGCCTCGTGGCAGTTGGCATGCACAGGAGTTATCGCGCTTTTCAGCGACTTGATCGTGGGTATCGCTGGTCTGCTCCTCAACGCGAAGCAGGCCAAGGAAGCACCCGTCGCAGCCCAGAAGGTCGCTgcggaggagaagaagaagtcataG